Part of the Streptomyces sp. WMMC500 genome is shown below.
GCCGGGCTGCTGACGGGCGGTTCGGAGTCGGACGACGCCGGGCGCCACCCGGGCGGGGTCAGCGCGGCGCCGTCCGGAGGCGGCGAGGCGGACGGCGGCCCGCTGGGCGGCGACGACGAGGGCGGCGCACCGGTGGACGGCGGGGGCGCACAGCCCGACGACCGCGCCGGCCGGGACCGCGGCGGCGACGGGGACGCGTCGGCGGACGGCCGCGGGACCGCGGACGACGGACGCGCCGCGGACGCCGAACCGGGCCGCGCGAACGGGCAGATCGGCTCGATCGCCCCCACGGCCCCGCCCGCCGACGGCACCCAGCACCCCCCGTCGTCCTCCGCCCCCACCGACGACTCCCCCCTGCCCACCGGCCCCCCGGTGCTCCGCCCCGGCGACTCCGGCGCCGAGGTGACCGAGTTGCAGCACCGGCTGCGCCAGGTCGGGCTCGGCCTGCTGCAGGCGGCGGACGGCGCGTACGACGACGGCGTACGCGCGAGTGTGCGCACCTTCCAGTCGGTCAACGGCCTGGAGGAGGACGAGCGCGGCGTCTACGGCCCGGAGACCCGGCGCGAGCTGGAGTCGCGCACCGACGAGCCCTGAGCCCCCGCCGGCCCCCGCCGGCCCCGCCGGTCTGACGAGGGCCGGCGGGGAGGTCCGGCCTTCTCGCCGACGGGCGCCGCTCGCCGGTCCGTCCGGCGCTGCCGGCTCCGCCGCGTCGGCGCAACGCCCTGTCCGCCTCCGCCCGGTGAGGCCCGCGGGCGTCCGCCCGCCCGGCTACTCCTTGCGGCGTAGCGCGGGTGCCTTCCGGCGTGGGACGCGGCCGCGCGGCCGGATCCGCCACGATTTCCGGCGTCGGACAGACGGCGGTGCGGACCCGAACGGGCCGCGGAGCGAGGGGGATCGGTCATGGCGGAAGCGACGCGGCGGGGAGTGCTCGGTGCGGTGGCGGGGGCGGCGGTGCTGAGCTGTGTGCCGCTGCGGGCGGCGACGGCGGCCGGTTCCGGGACGGACGGCCGCGCGGGGCTGCGGCGTTCCGGGACGGACGGCCGCGCGGGGCTGCGGCCCTTCGGGCTGACCGCCGGGCATCTCACCGACCCGCTCGGCATCGAGACCGCCGCCCCGCGGCTGGGCTGGCGGCTCGCCGCGCGCGGCGCCGGGCGGGCGCAGACGGCGTACCGGATCCTCGTCGCCACCGGACCGGGGCTGCCCGAGGGGGGTCGCGCGGACGTCTGGGACTCCGGGCGCGTCGAGTCCGCCGACCAGAGCGGCGTACGCTACGGCGGCCCGCCGCTGCGCCCGCGGACCCGCTACTACTGGGCCGTGGAGACCTGGGACGAGCGCGGCCGGCCCGGTCCGCGCAGCGAAGTCGCCCGGTTCGAGACGGCGTTGCCCGCCGGCGACGCCGGCTGGCGCGCCGCCGCGTGGATCGGCACCGGCGCCGACGTGGCCCGGCCCACCCGGGTCCTGCCCCCGGGCCCCGCCGGCCCCGACCCGCTGCGCCCCGGCGGCACCCTCGGCCAGCTCTTCGCGTCCGCGGGGCCGATGGCCGGGGTGACCGTCCTGCTGGAGGTGGCCGCGGGCGAGCCCGCCGGCTGCACCATGACGCTGCGCCGCGACGGACCGGACGGCGCGGTCGTCGCCGTGCGCGAGCTGACGGACCTGCGCGGCGACGCGTTCGGCAGCGCGCAGGGCCGCCTCGACCTCGGCGAACCCGCGGGCCCCGGCCGGTACTTCCTGCAGTTGTCCGCTGTCCGCGGCTCCGTCGGCTGGCAGACCGCCGCGTACACCCGCCCCGGCCAGGACGGCTACCCCGACGGCACCGCCTACGCCAACGGCGAGCCCGTGCCCGCCAAGGACCGCTGGCTGTGCACCATCCCGCCGCCCCCGCCCGCGAACCCGCTGCTGCGCACGGAGTTCCGCCTTCCCGGCGAGCCCGTCTCGGCCCGGCTGTACGTCACGGGGCTCGGTCACGCGGTGGCGAGGGTCAACGGCCGCCGCGTCGGCAGCCCTCGTATCGCAGCGCTCTCGCCGGTGGCCACCGACTACGACCGCCGGCTGCTCTACACCACCCACGACGTCACCGCCCTGCTGCGCCGCGGCGGCAACGCGCTCGGCGTCGCGCTCGGCCGCGGCGCCTTCGCGACCCGCTCGCCCGACACCGACGGCACGAACCTCGCCCGCTGGGTCGCCGAGCCCCGGCTGCGCGCCCGCTTGGAGGTCACCCTCGCCGGCGGCCAGCGCGTGACCGTCGCCACCGGGCCCGGCTGGACGTGGGCCGACGGGCCCACGACCTACGAGGGTCTGCACGCCGGCGAGTCGTACGACGCCCGCCGTGCCGCGGCGCTCGCCGGCTGGGACAGGCCCGGGTACGCCGCCCGGGGCTGGCGTCGCGCCGTCGAGGTGCCCGGTCCCGGGGGTGCGCCCGAGGCGTATCCCGGCGTGCACACCCGCGCCGGCACCCCGGTGCGGCCGGCCCGGGTCACGGCCCCCGCCGAGGGCGTGCGACTGCTGGACTTCGGGGCGGTGCTGACCGGCTGGGTGCGGCTGCGCGGCCGGCTGCCCGCCGGCGCGCGGGTGCGCTTCCGCTACGGCGAGCGGCTGGGCGACGACGGCCGCGTCCACGCGGGCACGCCGGGCGGGGTGGAGAACATCGCGGTCGACGGGCGGCTGCAGGTGGACGAGTACACGGCGACCGGCCGCGGGATCGAGGAGTGGCAGCCGTCGTTCAGCTACAAGGGCTTCCAGTACGTCGAGGTCACCGGCGCCCCGCCGGGGCTCGACGTGGTGGCGGTGCCGGTGGCGAGCGAGGTGGCCGGGACCATGGACCTCGCGCTGGACCACCCCGAACTGCAGTGGATCGCCGACGCGTTCGGGCGCACGGCGCGCAACGGTCTGCTCGGCTACCCGGGGGTGTCGCCGTACACGAAGGCCGGCTGGTTCGGCGCGGCCCGCAACGCGGCGGTGCCGACGCTCCACCGGTTCGGCGTGGCGCGGCTGTTCGGCCACTGGCTGGACGACATCCGGGCGGCGCAGGCCCCGTCCGGGGCGCTGCCGCTGCTCGCGCCGCTGGGCGCCGACGCCGCGCCGGTGCCGGTCTCGCCGTCGTACACGAGCCTGTACCCCCATCTGGTGCGGCGGTTCTGGATGGCGTACGGGGACGCGTCCGTGCCCGCGAAGCACTTCGAGCCGGTGGGCCGCTATCTGGAATGGCTGCTCGCGGCGCTCGCGGAGCAGGGCGACATCCTGGACGACGTCTTCGGCGACTGGTACCCGCCCGGCAAGGCGGTCGGCGACCACCCGCGCGGGCCGGAGGGGGGCCGGCTGGTCGGCACGGCGTACGCGGTGCAGAGTCTGCGCGACGGCGTGGCGCTGGCCGGGCTGCTCGGCGACGAGGGGACGGCGGGGCGCTGGCGGGCGGGAGCGGAGCGCGTGGTGCGGCGGTTCAACGAGGAGTTCCTGGACGCCGCCGCGGGCGTCTACCGCACCGACCGGGAGGCCGGCTACCGGCAGGCCAGCAACGCGATCCCGCTGGCCCTGGACCTGGTGCCGGCGCGCCACCGGGCCGCGGTCGCCGGGAACCTGGCGGCCCGGGTGGAGGCGAACGGCCGGGCGTTCGACACCGGTTCGATGGGCACGGGCGCGCTGGTGTACGCGCTGTCCGACCACGGCAGGCACGACCTGGCGGTGGCGGTGCTGGGCAGGTCGGCGTATCCGTCGTACGGATATCTGCGCGGCCTCGGCGCGACGACGTTCTGGGAGTCGTGGGAGCGGCACTCGCGCGGGCGCAACGACACGACGGTCGGCGCTCCGGCGGCCTGGCTGGTGGAGCGGGCGGCGGGTGCGGAGGCGCTGGCGCCGGGCTGGGCGCGGTTCCGGGTGGCGCCGCGGCCG
Proteins encoded:
- a CDS encoding peptidoglycan-binding protein, with amino-acid sequence MRAPAVGGEQDGEDGSRPGPRAELLPVPRAAYLPQVAPRGTVARIENAADTEDTEASADTEDAGNAEPAPDSPEPAAVGGGRRVRPAGLLLGAGGAAAVIAGLIVTAGLLTGGSESDDAGRHPGGVSAAPSGGGEADGGPLGGDDEGGAPVDGGGAQPDDRAGRDRGGDGDASADGRGTADDGRAADAEPGRANGQIGSIAPTAPPADGTQHPPSSSAPTDDSPLPTGPPVLRPGDSGAEVTELQHRLRQVGLGLLQAADGAYDDGVRASVRTFQSVNGLEEDERGVYGPETRRELESRTDEP
- a CDS encoding alpha-L-rhamnosidase produces the protein MAEATRRGVLGAVAGAAVLSCVPLRAATAAGSGTDGRAGLRRSGTDGRAGLRPFGLTAGHLTDPLGIETAAPRLGWRLAARGAGRAQTAYRILVATGPGLPEGGRADVWDSGRVESADQSGVRYGGPPLRPRTRYYWAVETWDERGRPGPRSEVARFETALPAGDAGWRAAAWIGTGADVARPTRVLPPGPAGPDPLRPGGTLGQLFASAGPMAGVTVLLEVAAGEPAGCTMTLRRDGPDGAVVAVRELTDLRGDAFGSAQGRLDLGEPAGPGRYFLQLSAVRGSVGWQTAAYTRPGQDGYPDGTAYANGEPVPAKDRWLCTIPPPPPANPLLRTEFRLPGEPVSARLYVTGLGHAVARVNGRRVGSPRIAALSPVATDYDRRLLYTTHDVTALLRRGGNALGVALGRGAFATRSPDTDGTNLARWVAEPRLRARLEVTLAGGQRVTVATGPGWTWADGPTTYEGLHAGESYDARRAAALAGWDRPGYAARGWRRAVEVPGPGGAPEAYPGVHTRAGTPVRPARVTAPAEGVRLLDFGAVLTGWVRLRGRLPAGARVRFRYGERLGDDGRVHAGTPGGVENIAVDGRLQVDEYTATGRGIEEWQPSFSYKGFQYVEVTGAPPGLDVVAVPVASEVAGTMDLALDHPELQWIADAFGRTARNGLLGYPGVSPYTKAGWFGAARNAAVPTLHRFGVARLFGHWLDDIRAAQAPSGALPLLAPLGADAAPVPVSPSYTSLYPHLVRRFWMAYGDASVPAKHFEPVGRYLEWLLAALAEQGDILDDVFGDWYPPGKAVGDHPRGPEGGRLVGTAYAVQSLRDGVALAGLLGDEGTAGRWRAGAERVVRRFNEEFLDAAAGVYRTDREAGYRQASNAIPLALDLVPARHRAAVAGNLAARVEANGRAFDTGSMGTGALVYALSDHGRHDLAVAVLGRSAYPSYGYLRGLGATTFWESWERHSRGRNDTTVGAPAAWLVERAAGAEALAPGWARFRVAPRPYGALPAAGVALDTVRGRVAVRWRRTGRELALAVEVPVNAVAEVELPDGRRVKRGSGRHRFACAVPE